A genomic region of Ferroacidibacillus organovorans contains the following coding sequences:
- a CDS encoding ABC-F family ATP-binding cassette domain-containing protein: protein MSRVLLTLKDVVLHFGGQPVLRGANLDVKRGERVALIGPNGAGKSTLMNVAAGTLTPESGSRAVERNATIGHVMQRKDAHADETVWRYARSAFADVDELETAMRALEAAIANASRQGEMLEKLLRDYDAKTRAFEQRDGFSADAKTRRVLHGLRFTSDQYDTPFTSLSGGQKTRLQLARQLLIEPDLLMLDEPTNYLDLETLAWLEDYLRSYRGSLLVISHDRYFLDRVTTVTYALDRGQTVRYPGNYSVCAALKEEREAQQVEAFERQQAEIERIEDFIAKNIVRASTTKRAQSRRTWLARLERVEQPTARKLPFVNFLPETTSGVEVLEIRRFSAQVGTPGRNLFAPVSLTLRRGERVALLGKNGVGKTSLLRAIAGVGKGSGDLRFGTNVELGYYTQEQEQLDPALTVLETLWRVYPTRAETVIRTKLGHVLFHGDDVYKRVGDLSGGERSRLALAILSLSSANLLLLDEPTNHLDIESKEALEAALLDFPGTIFFVSHDRYFLATLATRILSLSEDRLIDFAGDYEAFLASQAQTSDDAAKAKETVRAAHVTPSSEPSSTKDERERKRAEKSQDRKRQARLAAVEQQIAHLEEEIKVDETRLVELSERGDWVAINVQNERLQEKNECLAAAYREWETLSEEM, encoded by the coding sequence ATGAGTCGGGTGCTTCTCACGCTAAAAGATGTCGTGCTCCATTTCGGCGGTCAACCCGTCCTGCGCGGTGCAAATCTTGATGTCAAACGCGGGGAGCGCGTCGCGCTGATCGGACCAAACGGCGCGGGAAAATCGACGCTGATGAATGTGGCGGCAGGCACCCTTACACCTGAGTCCGGCTCGCGCGCCGTGGAGCGCAACGCAACCATCGGTCACGTAATGCAGCGAAAAGACGCGCACGCCGATGAGACGGTCTGGCGCTACGCCCGGTCTGCATTTGCCGATGTCGATGAGCTTGAAACGGCGATGCGCGCGCTCGAAGCGGCGATTGCGAACGCATCACGGCAAGGCGAGATGCTTGAAAAACTCCTGCGCGACTATGACGCAAAGACGCGCGCATTTGAACAGCGCGACGGATTCTCCGCTGATGCAAAGACGCGTCGCGTACTGCATGGCCTGCGATTCACATCTGATCAGTACGACACACCGTTCACGTCTCTCTCTGGCGGACAAAAGACACGGCTGCAACTCGCGCGGCAACTCTTGATTGAGCCTGACCTGCTCATGCTCGATGAACCGACGAACTACCTTGACCTGGAAACACTTGCGTGGCTTGAAGACTACCTGCGCAGTTATCGCGGGTCGCTACTCGTCATCTCACATGACCGCTATTTCCTCGACCGCGTCACAACTGTCACTTACGCGTTGGACCGCGGACAGACGGTGCGCTATCCAGGAAACTACAGCGTCTGTGCCGCGCTTAAGGAAGAGCGCGAGGCGCAGCAGGTGGAGGCGTTTGAGCGGCAACAAGCGGAGATTGAGCGGATTGAGGATTTTATCGCCAAAAACATCGTGCGCGCATCGACGACCAAACGCGCGCAGAGCCGCCGAACATGGCTTGCACGCCTTGAGCGGGTGGAGCAACCCACCGCGCGCAAACTCCCTTTCGTCAATTTTTTGCCAGAGACCACAAGCGGTGTCGAAGTGCTTGAAATAAGGCGGTTTAGCGCACAAGTCGGCACCCCGGGACGCAACTTGTTTGCACCGGTTTCCCTCACGCTAAGACGCGGAGAGCGCGTTGCACTCCTCGGAAAAAATGGGGTTGGCAAAACATCTCTCCTGCGCGCGATTGCAGGGGTTGGCAAAGGTTCAGGGGATCTTCGTTTCGGCACAAACGTGGAACTTGGCTATTACACGCAGGAACAGGAACAACTCGACCCAGCGCTGACCGTCCTCGAAACGCTCTGGCGCGTTTATCCAACGCGCGCGGAGACAGTGATCCGCACGAAACTCGGTCACGTGCTGTTTCACGGAGATGATGTGTACAAGCGGGTGGGTGATCTGAGCGGAGGCGAGCGCAGCCGACTCGCACTTGCGATTCTGTCACTCTCTTCGGCCAATTTACTCCTGCTTGATGAGCCGACGAATCACCTCGACATCGAAAGCAAAGAGGCGCTCGAAGCGGCGCTCCTCGACTTTCCTGGCACGATCTTTTTTGTTTCGCATGATCGCTATTTTCTCGCGACGCTCGCCACTCGCATTCTTTCGCTCTCTGAAGATCGCCTGATCGATTTTGCCGGAGATTATGAAGCGTTTCTCGCGTCTCAGGCTCAGACAAGCGACGATGCAGCCAAAGCAAAAGAAACCGTTCGCGCAGCGCATGTGACACCTTCTTCAGAGCCTTCCTCGACAAAAGATGAACGCGAACGCAAGCGGGCGGAAAAGTCGCAAGATCGCAAACGGCAAGCGAGACTTGCCGCAGTCGAGCAGCAGATTGCACATTTAGAGGAAGAAATAAAGGTGGATGAAACGCGCCTGGTTGAACTGTCCGAGCGCGGCGACTGGGTAGCGATCAACGTACAGAATGAGCGCCTTCAGGAGAAAAATGAATGCCTCGCCGCCGCGTATCGCGAGTGGGAGACACTCTCTGAAGAAATGTAA
- the tsaD gene encoding tRNA (adenosine(37)-N6)-threonylcarbamoyltransferase complex transferase subunit TsaD, whose product MPQNESRENAAQSKIKAPVETLGVGDVTILGIESSCDETAASVVRNGREILSSVVLSQIEVHQAFGGVVPEVASRAHTEMMTRVVEQALRDAGVTFSDLDAIAVTYGPGLIGALFVGVTTAKSLALATGLPLIGVHHLAGHMVASALSHGATPPYLVLIASGGHTDLIDVKASGEMVRLGKTRDDAAGEAFDKVARAMGLGYPGGPAISEAAQRGDPTRYAFPIAKLPDGPFDFSFSGLKSSVMLVLDKEKRAGIASSIPDLAASFQAAVVEALCAKTEAALMQTGQRTLVLAGGVAANEALRVALRARCDALRVNFVVPPVTLCTDNAAMIAAAGYDRYVRGMFDDLTLTGVRRSRLRRGTKRLRRSAKSAGIGHYSAESSIHVTSGAYHVRCFFMGADRVA is encoded by the coding sequence ATGCCGCAGAATGAATCGCGCGAAAACGCTGCGCAATCGAAAATAAAGGCACCCGTGGAGACACTTGGCGTCGGAGATGTCACCATTCTTGGCATCGAGTCGAGTTGTGACGAGACGGCCGCCTCTGTCGTGAGAAACGGTCGCGAGATTCTGAGTTCTGTGGTGCTCTCGCAGATTGAGGTGCATCAGGCGTTTGGCGGCGTCGTGCCGGAAGTCGCATCGCGTGCGCACACGGAGATGATGACCCGGGTGGTTGAACAGGCGCTGCGGGATGCAGGTGTGACCTTTTCTGATCTTGACGCGATTGCCGTCACGTATGGACCGGGGCTTATCGGCGCGCTGTTTGTCGGTGTCACGACGGCCAAATCGCTCGCGCTCGCCACGGGGCTTCCGCTTATTGGGGTGCATCATCTCGCAGGGCACATGGTCGCGTCTGCCTTGTCGCACGGCGCGACACCTCCTTACCTCGTGCTCATCGCGTCGGGTGGGCACACGGATTTGATTGATGTTAAAGCCTCGGGTGAAATGGTGCGGCTTGGCAAGACGCGCGATGACGCGGCGGGAGAAGCGTTTGACAAAGTGGCGCGCGCCATGGGCCTTGGCTATCCGGGAGGGCCCGCGATTTCCGAAGCTGCGCAAAGGGGTGATCCGACGCGCTATGCGTTTCCAATTGCAAAGCTTCCAGATGGCCCGTTTGATTTTAGTTTTAGCGGGCTAAAATCGTCTGTGATGCTCGTTCTCGACAAGGAAAAACGCGCGGGAATCGCGAGTTCGATCCCTGATCTGGCGGCGAGTTTTCAGGCGGCAGTCGTCGAGGCTCTGTGTGCGAAAACGGAGGCGGCGCTTATGCAGACAGGGCAGCGCACACTCGTTTTGGCGGGGGGTGTGGCGGCGAATGAGGCATTGCGAGTGGCGCTTCGCGCACGCTGTGACGCGCTTAGGGTGAACTTTGTCGTGCCGCCTGTCACGCTTTGCACAGACAATGCGGCGATGATCGCGGCGGCTGGGTACGATCGCTATGTGCGCGGCATGTTTGATGATCTTACGCTCACGGGCGTGCGACGGAGTCGATTGAGGCGTGGTACAAAGCGCCTGCGACGAAGCGCAAAAAGCGCGGGGATAGGGCATTATTCCGCTGAATCATCGATCCACGTCACATCTGGCGCATACCACGTCAGGTGTTTTTTTATGGGTGCAGATCGCGTGGCATAA
- a CDS encoding CHRD domain-containing protein: MNTKIAKMAAAASLLVSLASAGSAFAATTHHVASAKHVTKAAAKSKVSTSSKKKPMDKMKATAAVQYAHATLSPFKGSKVHGTAMLDLNTKTDVLTVMVMVSGLKPHSVHPEHIHFDKGGKMGGMAFALTNLVADAKGNAMATTVIKGKHIMKIPANAWGIVVHTGPKMVGKGDIPVAEGAVVLGK, encoded by the coding sequence ATGAACACAAAAATTGCTAAAATGGCTGCTGCTGCTTCTCTGCTCGTAAGCCTCGCCTCAGCCGGCAGTGCATTTGCCGCCACAACCCATCACGTCGCAAGCGCAAAACACGTCACAAAAGCTGCTGCGAAGAGTAAGGTTAGCACGTCGAGCAAGAAAAAACCGATGGACAAAATGAAAGCGACCGCCGCTGTGCAATACGCACATGCAACCCTGTCCCCGTTTAAAGGCAGTAAAGTGCATGGGACGGCAATGCTCGACCTGAACACAAAGACGGATGTCCTAACAGTCATGGTGATGGTCTCCGGTTTAAAACCGCACAGCGTTCACCCCGAGCACATCCATTTTGACAAAGGCGGCAAAATGGGCGGCATGGCGTTTGCACTCACAAACCTCGTGGCTGACGCGAAAGGCAACGCAATGGCAACCACTGTGATCAAAGGCAAACACATCATGAAGATTCCTGCAAACGCGTGGGGTATCGTCGTACACACTGGACCAAAGATGGTTGGCAAAGGTGACATTCCTGTCGCAGAAGGTGCAGTCGTACTCGGCAAATAA
- the rimI gene encoding ribosomal protein S18-alanine N-acetyltransferase — MGEWTKHSVDGKPLTFRRMNVRDIDSILVIEKASFSAPWSRNAFLGELTENHFARYTLMMLGEQIIGYAGMWVIIDEAHITNIAVAPPYRGKKLGETLLRYAMAEAVALGAIKMTLEVRVSNTPAKSLYEKLGFQPGGIRQGYYTDNHEDALVMWVDLPRVSVQEDSHAAE, encoded by the coding sequence ATGGGTGAGTGGACAAAACATAGTGTCGATGGAAAGCCGCTCACGTTTCGCCGGATGAACGTGCGCGATATCGATTCGATTCTCGTGATTGAAAAGGCTTCGTTTTCTGCGCCTTGGTCGCGCAATGCGTTTCTCGGGGAGCTCACGGAGAATCACTTTGCGCGCTATACGCTAATGATGCTTGGCGAGCAAATCATCGGCTATGCGGGCATGTGGGTGATCATCGATGAGGCGCATATCACAAACATTGCGGTGGCTCCGCCGTATCGCGGCAAGAAGCTGGGAGAGACGCTGCTTCGCTACGCGATGGCAGAGGCGGTGGCGCTTGGTGCGATCAAGATGACCCTTGAGGTTCGTGTGTCAAACACTCCGGCCAAATCGCTCTATGAGAAACTGGGGTTTCAGCCTGGGGGCATTCGGCAGGGATATTATACTGACAATCATGAGGATGCTCTGGTAATGTGGGTCGATCTCCCGCGTGTTTCTGTACAGGAGGATTCTCATGCCGCAGAATGA
- a CDS encoding molybdopterin-binding protein, with translation MKREIRVEDAVGMVLAHDLTRIVPGEFKGRLFAKGHRISEEDLPKLLAIGKEHIYVLEPEAHELHEDDAAERMARALCHESLRFTEPNEGKVNAKAAHDGLLVIDVERLDAINGIGDVVVVTKPTHQPVREGQTVAGLRAIPLLVDAKKIAAYEAIAAEEPLLRVLPFLRLSVGVVTTGSEVFKGRITDKFGPRIQEKLKPYGLLFAGQRIVDDQLDDIVAAIRAFQAEKADVILVTGGMSVDPDDRSPLALRTVAAEVVTYGMPVLPGSMTMLAYAGETVLMGLPGCVIYDEVTAFDWLLPRVAAGLRPTRAEIARFGCGGLL, from the coding sequence ATGAAACGTGAGATTCGCGTAGAAGATGCGGTAGGCATGGTGCTTGCGCATGACTTGACAAGAATTGTGCCGGGCGAGTTTAAAGGCCGTCTCTTTGCAAAAGGGCATCGCATTTCGGAGGAAGATCTGCCAAAGCTTCTCGCGATCGGCAAAGAACATATCTACGTTTTGGAGCCAGAGGCGCATGAACTGCACGAGGATGACGCGGCAGAGCGCATGGCGCGCGCGCTTTGTCACGAGAGTCTGCGTTTCACGGAGCCGAATGAAGGGAAAGTAAACGCCAAGGCGGCGCATGATGGATTGCTCGTGATCGATGTGGAGCGACTCGACGCGATCAATGGGATCGGCGATGTGGTCGTTGTCACAAAACCGACGCATCAACCTGTTCGCGAGGGGCAGACGGTTGCGGGGTTGCGCGCAATTCCCCTGCTTGTCGACGCAAAGAAGATCGCGGCGTATGAAGCGATTGCTGCGGAGGAGCCGCTGCTTCGCGTGCTTCCCTTTTTGCGCCTCTCGGTGGGGGTTGTCACGACGGGCAGCGAGGTGTTCAAAGGGCGGATCACCGACAAGTTTGGTCCAAGGATTCAGGAGAAATTGAAGCCATATGGCCTCTTGTTTGCGGGGCAGCGCATTGTGGATGACCAATTGGATGACATCGTCGCCGCGATTCGCGCGTTTCAGGCGGAGAAGGCAGACGTCATTCTGGTGACAGGAGGCATGTCGGTCGACCCGGATGATCGCAGTCCACTGGCGCTGCGCACGGTAGCTGCGGAGGTCGTGACGTATGGCATGCCTGTGCTGCCAGGTTCAATGACGATGCTCGCGTACGCGGGTGAGACGGTGCTCATGGGGCTTCCTGGCTGTGTCATCTATGATGAGGTGACGGCGTTTGACTGGCTTTTGCCGCGCGTCGCGGCGGGCTTGCGACCGACACGGGCTGAGATCGCGCGCTTCGGTTGTGGTGGGCTGTTGTGA
- the tsaE gene encoding tRNA (adenosine(37)-N6)-threonylcarbamoyltransferase complex ATPase subunit type 1 TsaE, translating to MTETIALCEEGQMGRVAQRGLSLWLTGPEETIRLGRSLGTVASRGSVFLMRGGLGAGKTTFVRGFAAGLDCREDVQSPTFTYVLEYLSGRLPLYHLDLYRLAETTEVEMDWLDEYLFGEGVAVVEWSEYLGGYAPEDAFCIHFLLSEADERRLVTLSAAGRTACEVFEAWVNEWSK from the coding sequence TTGACGGAAACGATCGCGCTTTGCGAAGAGGGACAGATGGGACGGGTCGCGCAGCGTGGGCTCTCCTTGTGGCTTACGGGACCTGAGGAGACGATACGCTTAGGCAGGTCTTTGGGGACAGTCGCTTCGCGCGGCAGCGTATTTCTCATGCGCGGAGGACTTGGCGCGGGAAAAACGACGTTTGTGCGCGGGTTTGCAGCAGGGCTTGATTGTCGCGAAGATGTGCAGAGTCCAACGTTTACGTACGTGCTTGAGTACCTCTCCGGGCGGCTTCCTCTTTATCATCTCGACTTGTACCGACTTGCCGAGACGACCGAGGTGGAGATGGATTGGCTTGACGAATATTTGTTTGGGGAGGGGGTCGCGGTGGTGGAATGGTCTGAGTATTTGGGCGGCTATGCGCCAGAAGACGCCTTTTGTATCCACTTTTTGCTGTCTGAGGCAGACGAACGCCGCCTCGTGACCCTTTCTGCCGCGGGACGAACGGCTTGTGAGGTGTTTGAAGCGTGGGTGAACGAATGGTCCAAGTAG
- the mobB gene encoding molybdopterin-guanine dinucleotide biosynthesis protein B, whose amino-acid sequence MKKPFVLGVAGYKNTGKTTLICRLLEVFHAQGVVCSVIKHDAHGFTASPPASDTGRFFATGAASVAIASPDGHMALERVYRFEPTLADLLDQVAPSDVVLVEGFKRAPIQKLVMIDATAYDAQRGLWCAPDFSVSSDDPSRILGYLVPTLPLRVAGLNRPVYHRDEIDRLHFEVMRWITEESYGV is encoded by the coding sequence GTGAAAAAACCGTTTGTCTTGGGTGTCGCGGGATACAAAAACACGGGGAAGACGACGCTCATCTGTCGCCTGCTTGAAGTTTTTCATGCGCAGGGTGTCGTGTGTTCTGTGATCAAGCATGACGCGCATGGATTCACGGCGTCGCCGCCGGCGTCTGACACGGGACGTTTTTTCGCGACAGGTGCTGCGAGTGTCGCGATTGCCAGTCCGGACGGACACATGGCGCTGGAGCGAGTATACCGCTTTGAGCCAACGCTCGCAGATTTGCTTGATCAGGTGGCGCCAAGCGATGTCGTGTTGGTCGAAGGCTTCAAGCGTGCACCGATACAAAAACTTGTGATGATTGATGCTACAGCGTATGATGCACAGCGCGGGCTGTGGTGTGCCCCGGATTTTTCTGTCTCAAGTGACGATCCTTCTCGCATTCTTGGGTATCTTGTCCCAACTCTTCCTTTACGTGTTGCCGGCTTGAACAGACCCGTGTATCATAGAGATGAAATTGATCGTTTGC
- a CDS encoding phosphatase PAP2 family protein: MQVPLEIFARRWQTLQAEFMLALFHHRSPLLNMLFIGVSFLGNYASFTVWAAALAFFRRAAQAQTLFLAASAAMIVTDLFKHAFDTKRPYLHLHVEPLYLQSAAGASFPSGHVLLACAVFTYLLLLTRVTPLRVIAVCAWVLLLALSRLYLLVHWPIDVFAGAVIGVTLGALLYNLRNVLLHNFAPFLWVMIIAISVILHETLVEDTMIHLAFGFSALAAALVTTGRTFSARILTATGLLGLLILLTSVFASGLAAPLAIPSGILTGMGLDSSQEKSDTLVDS; encoded by the coding sequence ATGCAAGTGCCGTTAGAAATTTTTGCCCGGAGGTGGCAGACGCTGCAGGCAGAATTCATGCTGGCACTTTTTCATCATCGCTCGCCACTGCTCAACATGTTGTTCATAGGTGTTTCTTTTTTAGGGAATTACGCGTCATTCACGGTGTGGGCGGCGGCACTCGCATTTTTCCGACGCGCTGCACAGGCACAGACCCTCTTTCTTGCGGCGAGCGCTGCGATGATAGTCACTGACCTTTTCAAGCATGCGTTTGACACAAAACGTCCGTATCTGCATCTGCACGTTGAGCCGCTCTATTTGCAATCGGCTGCAGGGGCATCCTTCCCAAGCGGTCATGTCCTGCTTGCCTGCGCTGTGTTTACGTATTTGCTGCTCTTGACGCGTGTCACGCCTCTCCGGGTTATCGCTGTGTGTGCATGGGTTTTGCTGCTTGCACTCTCGCGCCTCTACCTGCTCGTACACTGGCCGATCGATGTGTTTGCAGGTGCGGTGATCGGCGTGACGCTCGGCGCTTTGCTATACAACCTGCGAAACGTTTTGTTGCACAATTTCGCACCCTTTCTTTGGGTGATGATCATCGCGATTTCTGTTATACTACACGAAACGCTTGTTGAAGACACGATGATACATCTCGCGTTTGGTTTTTCGGCGCTTGCAGCGGCACTTGTCACTACGGGCCGCACATTTAGCGCGCGTATTCTCACCGCAACGGGTCTGCTTGGGTTACTCATTCTTCTCACATCCGTATTCGCGTCGGGTCTGGCGGCGCCACTGGCCATTCCGTCAGGCATTCTCACAGGAATGGGTCTTGACAGTTCACAAGAGAAATCGGACACTTTGGTCGACAGCTAG
- a CDS encoding FAD:protein FMN transferase encodes MPIHERSFQAMNTTFSLRIDLSNSTLCFHQSEHPEAFLKKLEREITHTEATLSRFRADSELTLLNQTIGSPRHISPLMRDVLTQSIIAHKRSGGTFDPRILSSLHRTGYPGSPLPAHVLHTLIDKTQPLVTWLAVDEIILHAPIDLGGIAKGFTADRMLSRVMDTYRESLQGAIINAGGDIATVGTQATGEPYQLGVQHPLRPNELAAAVQMPETPCGLCTSATWKRQFTQDGRTMHHLIDPGTGDSIDTDILAVTVLGESAVSAEIDTKRIFLDDTTLDRKRAASLIFRAPPGKDGIYATRSAPIKKHLTWYAPDVTWIDDSAE; translated from the coding sequence ATGCCCATTCATGAGCGATCCTTTCAGGCGATGAACACCACCTTTTCGCTGCGCATCGATCTGTCCAATTCGACGCTGTGTTTTCACCAAAGCGAACACCCTGAAGCATTTCTAAAGAAACTTGAACGCGAAATCACACACACCGAAGCAACGCTCTCACGGTTTCGCGCAGACAGTGAGCTCACATTACTCAATCAAACCATAGGTTCACCGCGACACATCTCACCTTTGATGCGTGACGTGCTCACCCAATCGATCATCGCCCACAAGCGTAGCGGCGGAACGTTTGACCCGCGCATCCTCTCTTCGCTTCACCGCACAGGTTACCCCGGTTCTCCTCTTCCCGCGCATGTGCTGCATACGCTGATCGACAAAACCCAGCCGCTTGTCACATGGCTTGCCGTCGATGAGATTATCCTGCATGCACCGATTGATCTTGGCGGAATCGCCAAGGGGTTTACTGCGGATCGCATGCTGTCGCGCGTGATGGATACCTACAGGGAGAGTCTGCAAGGCGCGATCATAAACGCTGGCGGAGACATCGCGACCGTCGGGACACAAGCCACCGGAGAGCCCTATCAATTAGGCGTGCAGCACCCCCTTCGACCTAATGAACTGGCAGCGGCAGTTCAAATGCCTGAGACACCCTGCGGCCTCTGCACAAGCGCGACCTGGAAACGGCAGTTTACGCAGGATGGGCGCACGATGCATCACCTGATTGATCCGGGTACCGGCGACTCAATAGATACAGACATCCTTGCCGTCACGGTTCTCGGCGAAAGCGCTGTCAGCGCCGAAATCGATACAAAGCGTATTTTTCTAGACGATACAACCCTTGATCGCAAGCGCGCCGCATCTCTCATTTTTCGCGCGCCACCTGGCAAAGATGGCATTTATGCCACGCGATCTGCACCCATAAAAAAACACCTGACGTGGTATGCGCCAGATGTGACGTGGATCGATGATTCAGCGGAATAA
- a CDS encoding 5-formyltetrahydrofolate cyclo-ligase: MWNRADPKSAWRMRMRQVRDAFQPGFRASWSRDIAERVTALPELAAANTVGVYLAMGSEVSLDGLIETLLLEGKKVYAPRVLEDRRTIVFCQLRDVSDVEIGYYGIREPRGEVVEALDLLLIPGLAFTLCGIRLGYGGGFYDRYLANTSRQAVKVGVAFDGQIVQELPTELHDIRMDHLVTDRRTYHCKG, encoded by the coding sequence ATGTGGAATCGTGCTGATCCTAAATCGGCGTGGCGCATGAGAATGAGACAAGTGCGCGATGCGTTTCAGCCGGGGTTTCGCGCAAGCTGGAGTCGCGACATCGCAGAACGTGTGACGGCACTCCCTGAACTGGCGGCAGCCAACACGGTGGGCGTGTATCTCGCGATGGGATCGGAAGTATCGCTTGACGGACTGATTGAGACGTTGCTTCTCGAAGGGAAAAAGGTGTACGCGCCGCGCGTGCTTGAAGATCGGCGCACGATTGTTTTTTGTCAACTGCGTGACGTATCTGATGTCGAGATTGGCTATTATGGAATCAGGGAGCCGCGCGGCGAGGTGGTCGAGGCGCTTGATCTGCTGTTGATTCCAGGGCTTGCGTTTACGCTGTGCGGGATTCGTCTCGGCTATGGCGGAGGATTCTATGATCGTTACTTGGCCAACACATCGCGTCAGGCGGTAAAAGTCGGGGTGGCGTTTGATGGACAGATTGTTCAAGAATTGCCGACAGAACTTCATGACATTCGCATGGATCACCTTGTGACGGACCGCCGGACTTATCACTGCAAGGGGTGA
- the tsaB gene encoding tRNA (adenosine(37)-N6)-threonylcarbamoyltransferase complex dimerization subunit type 1 TsaB, which produces MGERMVQVAMDTSTERLSVAVATEDGEVIAETTFAAARAHATCLHPVLEQLLRAVGRSASDVSGIAVGLGPGSYTGVRIAVSAAKAFAFARRIPVVGVSSLEAAARQTKRRTGVVAVAFDARRNAAYTGVYQAGMDWQPLKLETRAEYRETAAWMRAHLLAEGELTVVGDGAHALARELATLDIPCIEEGRAISIVYARDVLGAARAALLDARDWSEQEVIKRAHELVPRYLQLAQAEAATHPFGGVGHG; this is translated from the coding sequence GTGGGTGAACGAATGGTCCAAGTAGCGATGGATACATCGACAGAACGCCTCTCTGTGGCAGTCGCCACAGAGGATGGAGAGGTGATCGCAGAGACGACGTTCGCCGCTGCGCGTGCGCATGCGACATGTCTGCATCCGGTGCTCGAGCAGCTTCTTCGGGCTGTTGGACGCTCGGCTTCTGATGTGTCGGGAATTGCCGTGGGGCTTGGGCCAGGTTCGTATACGGGTGTTCGCATCGCAGTCAGCGCAGCAAAGGCGTTTGCGTTTGCCAGGCGCATTCCAGTCGTAGGCGTCTCTTCTCTTGAGGCGGCGGCGCGCCAGACAAAACGCCGCACAGGCGTCGTGGCTGTCGCGTTTGACGCACGGCGAAACGCCGCGTATACAGGGGTGTATCAGGCAGGGATGGACTGGCAACCGCTCAAACTTGAGACGCGTGCAGAGTATCGCGAGACGGCCGCCTGGATGCGCGCTCACCTCTTGGCCGAAGGTGAACTCACGGTTGTAGGAGACGGAGCGCATGCGCTTGCGCGTGAACTCGCTACGCTTGACATTCCGTGCATTGAAGAGGGGCGCGCGATCTCTATCGTTTACGCGCGTGACGTGCTGGGGGCGGCGCGCGCTGCGCTTTTAGATGCAAGAGACTGGAGTGAGCAGGAGGTTATCAAGCGTGCGCACGAGTTGGTACCGCGCTATCTTCAATTGGCGCAGGCCGAGGCCGCGACTCATCCATTCGGAGGCGTTGGCCATGGGTGA
- a CDS encoding molybdenum cofactor guanylyltransferase, whose product MNAISGLVLAGGKSQRMGTDKALLPLGQMSIANATARCLAAHVDDLLIVRRREQQLIDLPCDGVLRDWRVVYDLHPGDGPLAGLEAGLRACRNVWALVVPVDAPFVRSGLLSLLCGQIAAVGHDTRVITVENEGQIYPLFGVYHRALAERIGEMLEAGERRVIDLLARVPTVKLSREVWGAVDPDGASFCMMNRQEEYKAFCARWERGEVL is encoded by the coding sequence ATGAATGCGATCAGTGGTTTGGTGCTCGCGGGCGGAAAAAGTCAGCGGATGGGGACGGATAAGGCGCTTCTCCCGCTCGGGCAGATGTCGATCGCCAACGCGACGGCGCGGTGCCTTGCGGCGCATGTCGACGATCTGCTGATCGTGCGAAGGCGCGAACAACAACTCATCGACCTGCCTTGTGACGGTGTCTTGCGCGACTGGCGCGTCGTGTATGATCTTCATCCTGGTGACGGGCCGCTGGCGGGACTTGAGGCGGGGCTACGGGCATGTCGCAATGTATGGGCATTGGTGGTGCCGGTGGACGCGCCGTTTGTGCGTTCGGGACTGCTCTCACTCTTGTGCGGGCAAATTGCTGCGGTTGGGCACGACACGCGCGTGATCACGGTCGAAAATGAGGGTCAGATCTATCCGCTTTTTGGCGTGTACCACCGCGCGCTTGCCGAAAGGATCGGCGAGATGCTGGAGGCGGGAGAGCGGCGCGTCATCGATTTGCTCGCGCGCGTTCCGACGGTCAAACTTTCGCGAGAAGTATGGGGCGCGGTTGATCCGGATGGCGCGAGTTTTTGCATGATGAACCGGCAGGAAGAGTACAAGGCGTTTTGTGCGCGATGGGAGCGAGGAGAGGTTCTATGA